The DNA window AGCTAACTACATGAAATtataaaggaaaagagacaacAAATATATAATAGATGTTAACTACATAAATTTGGAGTTGACTAAGATTTAAGAAAGGAAAGTAATGTGATTTTCATAGTTCTCAATAATCTTAAATTTATACTAGATAAACTTATTTATTTCCTTTCTACACCCGAAGAGGAATTTCCAGTTATAGAATAAGTGTCAGTGTCCAGAACTTTAGAAGTTGTTTCCTCTTCAAAGATATCTTTTCTAACATAGAATGCTGGTCTTGTCGGTAAAGTAATGTGTTCGTGTTTGTTTGTCAACATTGATATAACATCAGACATTGTAGGTCGATCATTTGCGTATTGCTCTACACATAAGAGACCAACATGAATGCACCTTTTTACTTCATCAGGAACAAATGAGTCACTTAATGATGGATCCATTAACTGCATATACTCACCATCATTCCATAGCTCCCATGCCTAgtataataaattaatgaaattagataatatttaaaaaaacaaactcaaTGAGACTAGTTTTACATACATGTCCTATTAGATTTAGTGGACGATCagcatcatagaagctattgttTTTTCTTCCACAAACAATTTCAAGTAGCAACACTCCAAAGCTATAGACATCAGACTTTGTAGAATAAACTCCTTCCATAGCGTATTCTGGGGACATGTATCCActgcaacaaaaattatttaacagcatcaaatattatttttgagaCATTAGGAGAAATCAAGTTTAGATAACTCACTATGTCCCGACAATCCTATTGGTATTTATTGTGGATTCTTGCTGGGTGAACATTCTTGCCATGCCAAAATCAGAAATTTTTGGATTCATATTCTCATCAAGAAGTATGTTGCTAGCTTTCAAGTCTCTgtgaattatttttaatcttgaataCTTATGAAGATAGAGTAATGCTTGAGCAATTCCTTCTATAATGTTAAAGCGCTTCTTCCAATCGAGTAACTTCCTTTTTGTAGAATCTTTCAAGTGAAAATGTAACAATTTGTGTCAATCGTTCACAACAATTTACTAAAATATCTAGTTATGAATGCAAATAGGTTTGATGCATTAGCCTTTAAAAATTTCACATATTCCTCACCGAATAAATCGAAATCCAAGCTTTTGTTTGGCATATATTCGTAAATTAGAATCCTTTCTTCTTCATGAATACAACAACCAAGTAGTTGTACAAGATTTGTATGTTGAAGTTCACATATCAAGACCAATTCATTTTTGAATTCAACAATTCCTTGTccagaagtttttgaaagtcttTTTACAGCAACTTCTTGCCCGGTTGCCAAGATTCCCTGAACTTGTAAAAGAAAAATCATCCATAATATAAAGCAacatttcataaaataaggacAGCTTGTAAAGATGTAAAAAATCTCAATAATCATGTTGAGATGGTGACATAATTTTAAGTACTTAACTCCTATACACAATCTGTTTAAAGATATTTTAGTGTCTAAATTATTCAAAACTTTATCTTTAAAAACATTTGATTTTATACAAAATTACTGTAAAAGTCATTTATTTCAATGGTTTTAAGTCACCTTATAAACAGGTCCATAGCCTCCCTGTCCTAACTTGTTTTCATGGGAAAAGTCCATGGTTGCTTCCAAAATTGATGCATAGCTAAAAACTTTTATATCATGTCCCTTGAAATCATCTTCAAGATCTTTGATACTATATAATTCATTGGAAGCGGCCAACTCTTGCATCTCTTTCTCCTTTCTTTTAACTTTCTTCTCTACATAgcaagaaaaattaaagagaaaaaataaatggATTTGATTTAAGAGTAtgtatttgactttttttaaagTATTCAAGTACCTTTAAATCCATATTTGTGTTTCTTTATTGCTATGCATAGAATGAGTGAGCATATTATGAGTAACGCAACTGCTATTGCTGCACTTATCCATATCCATCTTCTTTTGCCTGCATTGAATATTTAgacaataaattaatatttatagctGCCTTTTCAATTTCTATTAGGTTTTCAAACATTGTTAGGACAAGGAGCTTGAGATTATTTAAACACTATCAAATGTGTAATCAAC is part of the Vicia villosa cultivar HV-30 ecotype Madison, WI linkage group LG2, Vvil1.0, whole genome shotgun sequence genome and encodes:
- the LOC131653519 gene encoding G-type lectin S-receptor-like serine/threonine-protein kinase CES101 isoform X3 — its product is MYDRNQPIDISSAVLSLNNSGVLKIEFQYKKEIIIYSSPQPINNTVATMLDTGNFVLEQLHPNGTKSVVWQSFDYPTDTLVPTMKLGVNRKTGHNWSLVSWLSHSVPTLGEFSLEWEPKEGELNIKKHGKVYWKSGKLGNSRLFDNIPANVQKNYQYVIISNKDEDSFSFEVKDQNYKMSPEWLLSSSGRLASSEGEIGNADNCYGFNSDRGCQKWEDIPTCRKPGEVFEIKIGRPNTHYAIFQDNVSYCYNDCKMSCWRNCGCNGFRKYYGNGTGCIFYSWNSTQDVDLEDDFKFYILGKPTKSDPNHHGKRRWIWISAAIAVALLIICSLILCIAIKKHKYGFKEKKVKRKEKEMQELAASNELYSIKDLEDDFKGHDIKVFSYASILEATMDFSHENKLGQGGYGPVYKGILATGQEVAVKRLSKTSGQGIVEFKNELVLICELQHTNLVQLLGCCIHEEERILIYEYMPNKSLDFDLFDSTKRKLLDWKKRFNIIEGIAQALLYLHKYSRLKIIHRDLKASNILLDENMNPKISDFGMARMFTQQESTINTNRIVGTYGYMSPEYAMEGVYSTKSDVYSFGVLLLEIVCGRKNNSFYDADRPLNLIGHAWELWNDGEYMQLMDPSLSDSFVPDEVKRCIHVGLLCVEQYANDRPTMSDVISMLTNKHEHITLPTRPAFYVRKDIFEEETTSKVLDTDTYSITGNSSSGVERK